In the genome of Arthrobacter sp. PAMC25284, the window CGCCGCGTCCTTCGCCCTGGTCCGGGAGGAAGAGTGGGGCCGCAAAGGCACACGCAGCAACGGTTCCATATTCACTGTCCTGACGTTCGCACAGTATTTCCTGCACGACGTCGTCCATCACCTCCACGACGTGGACGGATAGCCTGCGAAGGCAGCGACAGACTGGCCGGTTGCCGGTTTCTGGCGGTTCATCCATCGGTTGGGGACTCCGCCGGCTCCAGATCCTTGTCCCAGGCCATGCTGCGGTTAACGACGGTATATCCCATCTTGAGGTAGAGGCCGAGCGCGCCCGTGGGATTTTCGGAATCGACGTCCAGGGACGCGGTATCCATACCGGACGCCGCAAACCGGCGCATCGCGTCGGCCAGCAGCGCCTGCGCTATTCCCCGGCCTCGGAACTCCCGCCGCACTCCCAGCAGCTCGGTATACCCCTCGCGAAAGCCGCGGACCACCGCGCCGTCGGCGTCGTGGGTGGCGAGCTGGTAGCCGGCCACCGTTCCAGTGGGCTGATCCAGCACCACGCCGCTCAGATCCGGCCTGGCCAGCGGATCGTCAACCACGAGACCCCATGCCTCATCGTCCCGGGGTTCGCTGCCCCAGTGGTCCCGGAAGACGTCGTTATGCGCCAACCGGACGGACTCGCGCAGCTCCGGGCCAAAGGTCACCAGCGAAAACCTGGGGTCCAGGACGGTTTGGGGCAATGTCCCGCCCAGGGGCCGGTGCATCTCATTGAAGTAGCGCACAACAGTCAAGCCCGCCCGATCAAAGAGCGCCGCCTGATGTTGATGCTGATGCTCCATGTACAGCCGCAATTTCGGCACTTGGGCTGGCGGCCCAGGTCCGCCGGAGTCCGCGCTGCTGGCCGTGTCCTCAGCGAAACGTTCGCGGGTCCGCTGTTCGGCCCAGGCCAGCAGCCCGGTGCCGATGCCACTCTCTTGCCATTCCGGATCTACACAGCCCAAACCGATTGCTTTCGCTCCGTCGCGGTTCTTCATGATTCTGGCGTAAGCACGGGCAAAACCCTGCGGATCGAAGCCGACGACGGTGTTCTCCGCCGCCGGGTTGTTCTTCGATCCCAGGATCTGCGCCAGTTCGGCACGGCGTTCGAACCAGACGGGGCGTTCGACGGCGGCAGTACGCGCGATCAGGTCCGCCCAGGCGTCCACGTCCCGGGACCCCGCCGGTCGCCATGCCAGCCGGGGATCGAGCGCAGTTCGCGATTCTGGTCCGCCCTGTGCATTCATGCCAACAGGTTAGCGTCCGGCCTACCCGCGGGCCAGAACCTGAGCCGGGACGTCGGCCGCGGCAGCCGCGGCGTCGAGATCCAGCCGGACATCGGCGGCGTCGATGTCGTCCGGGTTGTGCGTCACCAGGACCACCGTCCGGTCCTGAAGTCCGCGCCGTAGTTCGGCCAGAAGGGTCCGGCCGGACTCAGCGTCCAGGTGTGCGGTGGGTTCATCCAGCAGAATCACTTCCGCTCCGCTCAGCAGCGTCCGGGCGACGGCGAGACGCTGGCGCTCCCCGCCGCTGAGGAACGCGCCTCCCGGGCCGATCCGGGTGTCCAGTCCCTCCGGCAGGCGGTCCAGCAGCGCTGTCAGGCCGACGGCGGCGAGGGCCTCCCGAAGGTGACGCTCGAAGGTGTCCGGAACACGGCCCGGCGCGCCCCTGCCTGTGCGCTCCGCAGCGTCCCCGGGGACCGCCAGCATAAGGTTGCCGCGGATGGTCGAGTCAAAGAGGTGGGCCTCCTGCGGGCACCACGCCACCTGGCCGCTGAGGAACAGCGCACCGGCCTGCGGCGGCAGGAAACCGAGAATTACGGCCAGCAGGGTGGATTTCCCGGAACCGGAAGCGCCGGTGACGGACAACCAGCGGCCGGGTTCGGCGCACGCGTTGAGTCCTCGGAAGACGGTGTGCCCGCCGGGCCAGGAGGCCGCCAGTCCCCTGAGCTCGATTCCGGCCCGCCCGTCCGGGCGCGCGGGCGGCGGGTCCATCCCGGGGATGTCCTTGCCGCTGGTCCGGGCAGGGGCGTGGAGGACCCCGGCGTCGGAGATCCTCCGCAGCACCGCCCGCAGGGCCGGGTACTGCCGCACCGCCGTTGTGATGGCCGCATAGGGCTCCACCAGGGCGAGTTGCAGCAGGACCACGACGGCGACGGTGGCCGGGGCGACGGCACCGCTCAGTGCCTGGGGCGCCCCAAGCACTGCGCTGATCAGTGCGGCGGCACCAC includes:
- a CDS encoding GNAT family N-acetyltransferase: MNAQGGPESRTALDPRLAWRPAGSRDVDAWADLIARTAAVERPVWFERRAELAQILGSKNNPAAENTVVGFDPQGFARAYARIMKNRDGAKAIGLGCVDPEWQESGIGTGLLAWAEQRTRERFAEDTASSADSGGPGPPAQVPKLRLYMEHQHQHQAALFDRAGLTVVRYFNEMHRPLGGTLPQTVLDPRFSLVTFGPELRESVRLAHNDVFRDHWGSEPRDDEAWGLVVDDPLARPDLSGVVLDQPTGTVAGYQLATHDADGAVVRGFREGYTELLGVRREFRGRGIAQALLADAMRRFAASGMDTASLDVDSENPTGALGLYLKMGYTVVNRSMAWDKDLEPAESPTDG